The Deltaproteobacteria bacterium sequence TTGTTCTGACTGCTACTTTAAGTTTTCTCGGCTTGGGAACGCAGCCGCCTTCAGCAGACTGGGGTTTGATGCTGTTCGAAGGCCGGCAGTATTTCACCTATGCCTGGTGGCTGGTCACCTTCCCTGGAATAGCCATCCTGGTGGCAGTGCTTGGCTTTAATGTGACCGGAGACTGGTTAAGGGAGATACTGGACCCCAAACAGAAATTAAGGTAATTTTTTAGGTTATAGAGCTAAGTACTTATTAGAAAGCATGTTTTTTAGGTTGTTAAAAGGATTGACAGGATGGCCGCTGATTCATTCCCAACCTGGCTAAGGGGAGATATAAGCTAAGAAATCAGTGTTTTTTCTGTCAAAATATTAACCACAAACCAGGCATCTAAGGAGATTGTTATGACATCAGAAATCGAAGAAAAGTTTGGGCCAAGGAAAATGGAAGACATGTGGAGCAGGGTTTTTTCTTATCATCCGTATAAGCCGGTCTTGGATCGGGCCGAGGGGATATATCTCTATGATACCGACGGGAATCGTTATATTGATGTATCCGGAGGGCCGATTGCTGTTAATCTGGGCCATGGCGACAAGCGCATCAGCAGGGCTGTGGCTGAGCAGATGGATAAATTTTCTTTTTGCCATCCCACCTTATCCAGCTAGATTCGGGCGGAGCTATGTGAGAAGGTCAGCCAGATTGCTCCCTGGGATTTGAACACCGTTTTTCTTGTCTCAGGCGGTTCCCTGGCGGTGGAGACGGCTATCAAGCTGGCTCGTCAGTATCATGTCGAGATGGGAAACGTCCAGAAATACAAGATAATTACCTGTCATGAGAGCTATCATGGCATGACCCTGGGCGCTCTTTCCGCAGCCGGTGGTCCGGGGTCCCAAACTAAGTATATCCCCTTTATGCAGCCCTGGCCTCATGTCCATCAGCCCAGTTCCCGTCCGCCTTCAGGCATGAGCACCGAGGAGTATGCTCGCTTCTGTAACTATGAACTGGAAGAAGCTATTCATTATGCCGGTGGCGAACGGCACGTGGCGGCCTTTATGGCCACGCCCGTCAGTGCAGGGGAGGATTACGGGTTTGCGGCCCCCAAAGAGTACTGGGAAAGCGTCAGAGAGATTTGCGACCGATACAACGTTCTTTTCATCGCTGATGAGGTCGTGACTGGGTTCGGCCGCACCGGAAAGTGGTTTTGTATGGAGCACTTTGGTGTAAAGCCCGATATCATGATCACGGGCAAGGGGATCTCCAGCCTCTATGCCCCGCTCGGGGCGGTGGTCCTCAGCGATAAGGTCAATGAACCCTTTGCCAAAGGCGCGGCTTTTGTGCATGGCTTCACCAACCAGGGCCATCCTGTCGCCTGTGCCGTGGGTAAGACCGTTATTGACATTATCGAGGAAGACGGGCTGATAGAGAATTGTGCTGAAGTGGGTTCCTACCTCCATTCTCAGGCAGATCGGTTGCTTAAGCATCCTACCATCGCCGAGAAGCGCGGTAAAGGACTGCTTATGCCCGTTGAGCTGGTCATGAACAAGGAGACCATGGAGTTCTTTCCCATGGGCGCTGAAGCTGAACGCAAATTCCAGATGATCGGTTTGAAGAATGGTCTGGTCTTTTATGCCACTCTTTACGGGCCGCGAAGGCCGGTCTATCACCAACGAGGTCTTCCCCTCTTTATCTATACTCCCATATGCATCACCAGCGAGCAGGTTGATGACATGCTGGATCGTTTCGATACAACGTTGACTGAATTTGAAAAAGAAATGGGAGTCTAAGCTGGGGTATAAGACCGAAGAACGGGCAAATAAACCGCAAGGGATGGCGCCATGAGTTCTAATCTTGAACAGGAAGTTCAAGCACTTGAAAAGCGGGGAATTCGAGCCAATCCGTACCGTGCCGGCCGGACCATGACCATGAGCCGGCATGGGATCGTGGCCTCATCTCATATGCTGGCCTCACAAGCCGGTCTGGATATGCTGCGAAGCGGCGGCCGCGCCATGGATGCGGCCGTCGCCACCGCTGCTACACTGGCCGTGGTTGAACCGATGATGACCGGTTTAGGTGGTGACGTTTTTTTTCTCTATTATGAGGCCGCGACCGGAAAGGTACACGGTCTCAATGGGAGTGGTCGGTCGCCGCAAGGTCTGTCTCGGGATTACTTTCATTCAAAAGAAAAGGAAAGGATTGATTTTAATTCCTGGGAAGCCGTTACCGTCCCGGGGGCAGTGGACGCCTGGGCGGCAGGGCTCTCTAGATTTGGTTCTAAATCCATGGCCGAGGTGCTGGCTCCGGCGATCAGTTATGCTGAAAAAGGGTTTCCGCTTACAGAGATCGTCGGCCTTGTCTGGAGGTCTCTTGCCAGTTCCCTAGAAGATGATCCCTGGGCTAAACGAACTTATCTGGTTAATGGAAAAGCCCCGGCTGTCGGAAGTGTATTTAAAAATCCAAATTTGGCTGCATCACTCAAACAGATTGCCTCAAATGGGCCGGATGCCTTTTACCGGGGACCGATTGCCGATGAGATCGTCCGATATGCCAAGGAGTCAGGTGGATTTTTCACCATGGAAGACTTTACCGAGCACGCCTCGGCCTGGGTCGAACCAATCAGCTTAAGTTATCGCGGTTATGACGTTTTTCAGATACCTCCGAACGGACAAGGCATCGGCGTTCTCCTCATGCTTGGTATCCTGGAAGGTTTTGATATTGATTTCATGCAGCACAACTCGCCTGAATATCTGCATCTGCTCATCGAGGCCAAGAAGCTGGCCTATGCGGACCTTGTTCAGTGGGTCGCTGACCCTGAGAAAAACACGCTCCCGGTGGGAGGCCTGCTTTCCAAGGAGTATCTAGCTTCACGCCGGGATTTAATTGACCCTCAGAAGGCGGCTGTAGCGGCAGAACCGGGTCTGCCATCAGGCTCCGACACGGTCTACCTCACAGCCATTGACAAAGAAGGCAACGCTGCTTCGTTTATTAACTCTATCTTCCACCCCTTTGGCGCCAAGATTGTCGGTGGCGAAACAGGGATCCTCCTTCAAAACCGGGGCGCAGGGTTTACACTGGAGTCCGGTCATCTGAATGAGTATGCCCCTCAGAAACGCCCCTTTCACACCATTATCCCTGGCATGGTGCTTAAAGACGGCAGGCTTTACCTTTCATACGGCCTCATGGGCGGCCCGATGCAGCCTCAGGGTCATGTCCAGTTTCTCATGAGTCACCTTGATTTCGGCCTCACGATCCAGGAGGCGATTGATGTCCCCCGCTTCAATCACCTCAGTGGTCTTGAGGTCAGACTCGAACATGGCACACCACTTAAGACCATGGAAGAATTGGAAAAAATGGGGCACAAGATCATTCCCAGCCCTGGAACTTTTTTCGGCGGCGCTCAGGCCATCCTCGTTGATCCATCTACAGGCACCTTTTTCGGGGGCTCTGATCCTCGAAAGGACGGGGCTGCTTTAGGTTATTAAGCCATTAGCCCTGTAATCAACACCCCTTAGCTCTTTATCGGCTTTAGATTTTTTTTAAGCGATACTCGAAAAAAGCTAAAGTTATACTTAAGATTTGCCGATAAGACAGGCAGAAGTTTTGTCGACTGATGTATGCCGGTGCTGATCCGGTCATGATCTTAACCACCGCCTTCTCTATCATAAAAATCGCAAAAGAGTTATGAAACAAGGGTTGTCTGACCAGAGCTCCAGGCCTTTTCTCGAAGATGAGGCTCAGCTCGTTCTGGAAAGTGCCTCAAGGTCTAATAAAGTCAAGATCGAGAATCATAAGCTCAAGAGGCCGATTCCGAGGAAATACGACTTTTCCAATTTTATCGGTCGTTCCTCTTCCATGCAGAGAATTTTCGAAATCATCGCCAAGGTTGCCGCGATCAAGATCACCGTCCTTATCTCCGGGCCAAGCGGGACTGGCAAGGAAATGGTGGCCAGGTCCATCCATTTAAATAGCCCTCGCCGGGATAGACCTTTTATAGCCATCAATTGCGGGGCTGTTCCGGGCAGCTTGCTGGAAAGCGAGTTTTTTGGTCATGCCAAAGGAGCTTTCTCAGGCGCGTACCGCGTTAAAAAGGGTCTGTTTGAAGAGGCCGATAAAGGGACTCTTTTTTTAGATGAAGTCAGCGAACTGCCTTTAGATTTGCAGGTCAAGATCCTTCGGGTCATTCAGGAAGAGGAGATTCGCCGGCTGGGGGAGGGCGCTGTCCGTAAACTGGACTTCCGAATCATCGCCGCGACAAATAAACCGCTCGAAGCCGAAGTCCGGGCAGATCGCTTCCGGGAAGACCTTTTCTATCGCCTTAACGTTATCCACCTCACCCTGCCGCCTTTGCGGGAAAGAATCGAGGATATCCCTCTTTTGGCCCAGCATTTTTTGGACCGGACCACTACCCGAATTAAACTGGGATTTAAGAAGCTGTCTGCTGAGGCCATCGAGGCCCTGACTCATTATCATTGGCCAGGCAACGTGCGCGAGCTGATCAATGTGATCGAGCAGGCGGCAATCATGTCTGAGGGGCCGATCATTACGCTGGCTGACCTGCCTCTTGGCCCAGCCCCGGCTTCGGAGAGTGGGATCGTTGTGGCCATTCCTGAAGACCGCCGCGATCTTAAAACCACCCTTAAAAAAGTGACGGCGCTGACTGAACGGATCCTCATCCAACGCATCCTTGAGCAGACCGGTCAAAACCGAACTCGAGCCGCTAAACGTCTGGGTATCAGCCGCCGGGCTCTTATATCTAAGCTTCAACTCTACGATCTGGCGTCTGCCTCACCCAACAGAAAGAAATCGGAATGAGCTGCAGGAAGGGCATTGGCATATTTAGCCATTAAACAATAATATTTACTTGTCTTTTTCCTGATAAATCAAAGCGCTCCTTATTTCCGCTTTGACATTGATGACTTATTTGATAAACTAACAATCAATTACGGATTTGTACCTGTCGCATTTGAATTGCAATCTCTTTATCCTAATGATTGATTTATCAAATTATACTGCCGAACATAGATTGGAACTAGAAGCGCTTCTTAATTCTGATCCATGGCAAGAAATATTTAAATCCAACCTGGTTGAGGAAGTCAAAGCTGAAAGAATCGAGCCTGGTAATATAAGGGACTTTATTGATACGGTGGTTAACCAGCTTCTTGACTTTAATTATAGAAAAGTTAAGAAATTAATCAATCATGGCTGTCAGGATAAAGATCATTTATTTACTGAAATATCAAGGTGGCCTGAAAACCTGGAAGGTAAGGATCCCAAGATATCTTTTCTGGGACTGAATGTAACTGCCGGGTGTAATTTTGATCCGGCGTGTCTTTATTGCAATCAGCCTGATACGCCGTCATTAGTGGATCGAGACGGATGGAAGAGAATTGTTGAAGAGGTCACAGTAAATAACAATGGAGAAGGACCTTATCTCTATATTACCGGTGGAGAACCTTTAACATTGGGCGAGGATCTATGGGGTGATAATGGTATAGTCCGGTTTGCATCACAGCGAGGGGCAGGGGTTAATGTCAATACAAATGCCGTTATGTTAACCCCGGAGGTAGCTTTAAGGTTTATTAAGGCTGGCCTGGCAAAGCTGCATATCTCATTGGATAGTTCTGTAAAAGATGTGCAAAATTCTTTACTCAATGGAGATTATTTCAATCAAATATTAGAAGGCATTTATAACGTTCAATTAGCGCGCGATATTATTGGAGTTTCCTATCCTGTTATCCACACGAATTGTGTGCTCACGAATCGAAACCTGGACTTGTTCCCCGATTTATTTA is a genomic window containing:
- a CDS encoding aminotransferase class III-fold pyridoxal phosphate-dependent enzyme; the encoded protein is MTSEIEEKFGPRKMEDMWSRVFSYHPYKPVLDRAEGIYLYDTDGNRYIDVSGGPIAVNLGHGDKRISRAVAEQMDKFSFCHPTLSS
- the ggt gene encoding gamma-glutamyltransferase — protein: MSSNLEQEVQALEKRGIRANPYRAGRTMTMSRHGIVASSHMLASQAGLDMLRSGGRAMDAAVATAATLAVVEPMMTGLGGDVFFLYYEAATGKVHGLNGSGRSPQGLSRDYFHSKEKERIDFNSWEAVTVPGAVDAWAAGLSRFGSKSMAEVLAPAISYAEKGFPLTEIVGLVWRSLASSLEDDPWAKRTYLVNGKAPAVGSVFKNPNLAASLKQIASNGPDAFYRGPIADEIVRYAKESGGFFTMEDFTEHASAWVEPISLSYRGYDVFQIPPNGQGIGVLLMLGILEGFDIDFMQHNSPEYLHLLIEAKKLAYADLVQWVADPEKNTLPVGGLLSKEYLASRRDLIDPQKAAVAAEPGLPSGSDTVYLTAIDKEGNAASFINSIFHPFGAKIVGGETGILLQNRGAGFTLESGHLNEYAPQKRPFHTIIPGMVLKDGRLYLSYGLMGGPMQPQGHVQFLMSHLDFGLTIQEAIDVPRFNHLSGLEVRLEHGTPLKTMEELEKMGHKIIPSPGTFFGGAQAILVDPSTGTFFGGSDPRKDGAALGY
- a CDS encoding sigma-54-dependent Fis family transcriptional regulator, coding for MSDQSSRPFLEDEAQLVLESASRSNKVKIENHKLKRPIPRKYDFSNFIGRSSSMQRIFEIIAKVAAIKITVLISGPSGTGKEMVARSIHLNSPRRDRPFIAINCGAVPGSLLESEFFGHAKGAFSGAYRVKKGLFEEADKGTLFLDEVSELPLDLQVKILRVIQEEEIRRLGEGAVRKLDFRIIAATNKPLEAEVRADRFREDLFYRLNVIHLTLPPLRERIEDIPLLAQHFLDRTTTRIKLGFKKLSAEAIEALTHYHWPGNVRELINVIEQAAIMSEGPIITLADLPLGPAPASESGIVVAIPEDRRDLKTTLKKVTALTERILIQRILEQTGQNRTRAAKRLGISRRALISKLQLYDLASASPNRKKSE
- a CDS encoding radical SAM protein, which codes for MIDLSNYTAEHRLELEALLNSDPWQEIFKSNLVEEVKAERIEPGNIRDFIDTVVNQLLDFNYRKVKKLINHGCQDKDHLFTEISRWPENLEGKDPKISFLGLNVTAGCNFDPACLYCNQPDTPSLVDRDGWKRIVEEVTVNNNGEGPYLYITGGEPLTLGEDLWGDNGIVRFASQRGAGVNVNTNAVMLTPEVALRFIKAGLAKLHISLDSSVKDVQNSLLNGDYFNQILEGIYNVQLARDIIGVSYPVIHTNCVLTNRNLDLFPDLFTFILEKHKQTADEDDSFFNDLFPHVIPVGGGSNDCLRPSEKEFKRFYDVIWPQVIQMWDSYQGELGVPKGKRGVLFGYFSNPYLRVEHKGGLNAYVKASARGFYGKLALPRYCYVAPTQASFTPDGYQYRCGSHAIRRILPAGNIKDRGVFASIRAEIFDHDKLPQEEYCYGCALATLYINQYVELKLKETLNAELTRQHNLTKRR
- a CDS encoding aspartate aminotransferase family protein, which produces MNTVFLVSGGSLAVETAIKLARQYHVEMGNVQKYKIITCHESYHGMTLGALSAAGGPGSQTKYIPFMQPWPHVHQPSSRPPSGMSTEEYARFCNYELEEAIHYAGGERHVAAFMATPVSAGEDYGFAAPKEYWESVREICDRYNVLFIADEVVTGFGRTGKWFCMEHFGVKPDIMITGKGISSLYAPLGAVVLSDKVNEPFAKGAAFVHGFTNQGHPVACAVGKTVIDIIEEDGLIENCAEVGSYLHSQADRLLKHPTIAEKRGKGLLMPVELVMNKETMEFFPMGAEAERKFQMIGLKNGLVFYATLYGPRRPVYHQRGLPLFIYTPICITSEQVDDMLDRFDTTLTEFEKEMGV